The Devosia sp. A16 genome includes a window with the following:
- a CDS encoding ribose-phosphate pyrophosphokinase, protein MKLVTGNSNRALAEAVASYLEVPLTDCTVKRFNDKEIFVEIHENVRGEDVFILQSTSYPANDNLMELLILSDALRRSSARRITAVIPYFGYARQDRKSASRTPISAKLVANLITEAGVNRVITLDLHAAQIQGFFDIPTDNLYGAPVMVRDIQEHYTSGNVMIVSPDVGGVARARATAQRIGADLAIVDKRRPKAGVSEVMNIIGDVAGHACILIDDIVDSGGTLVNAAEALLKAGATEVSAYITHGVLSDGAAERIAKSKLKELVITDSIIATDAAKAAENIRIISIAPLMGEAIARTASEQSVSSLLD, encoded by the coding sequence GTGAAACTCGTCACCGGCAATTCCAACCGCGCGCTCGCCGAAGCCGTCGCGAGCTATCTCGAAGTCCCGCTGACCGACTGCACGGTCAAGCGCTTCAACGACAAAGAGATCTTCGTCGAGATCCACGAGAATGTCCGCGGCGAGGATGTGTTCATCCTGCAGTCGACCTCCTATCCGGCCAATGACAACCTGATGGAGCTGCTGATCCTGTCGGATGCGCTGCGCCGCTCCTCGGCCCGTCGCATCACCGCGGTGATTCCCTATTTCGGCTATGCCCGGCAGGATCGTAAATCCGCCTCGCGCACTCCGATCTCCGCCAAGCTGGTCGCCAACCTGATCACCGAGGCCGGCGTCAACCGCGTCATCACGCTCGACCTGCATGCTGCCCAGATCCAGGGCTTCTTCGATATCCCCACCGACAACCTCTATGGCGCGCCCGTCATGGTGCGCGACATCCAGGAGCACTACACCTCCGGCAATGTGATGATCGTTTCGCCCGATGTCGGCGGCGTGGCCCGGGCCCGCGCCACCGCGCAACGCATCGGTGCCGACCTCGCCATCGTCGACAAGCGCCGCCCCAAGGCCGGCGTCTCCGAAGTGATGAACATCATCGGCGACGTCGCCGGCCATGCGTGCATCCTGATCGACGACATCGTCGATTCCGGCGGCACACTGGTGAACGCCGCCGAAGCGCTGCTGAAAGCCGGCGCCACCGAGGTCTCGGCCTACATCACCCATGGCGTGCTGTCCGATGGCGCGGCCGAGCGCATCGCCAAGAGTAAGCTCAAGGAGCTGGTGATCACCGACTCGATCATCGCCACCGACGCCGCCAAGGCCGCCGAGAACATCCGCATCATCTCGATCGCTCCGCTGATGGGCGAAGCCATCGCTCGCACCGCCAGCGAACAGAGCGTCTCGAGCCTGCTGGACTGA
- a CDS encoding IS481 family transposase → MPFSDRSVQREREEFCRLAGVPGSNVRELCRRFGVSPTTGYKWLAIFAEAGSAGLEDRSRRPLSSPRRTTAELEGKVLQVRTEHRAWGGRKIRRVLQNEEVASVPAASTITAILRRHGELDGPGAGEPRSFRRFEHAAPNDLWQMDFKGWVELEAGRCHPLTVLDDHSRYALELEACADETAPTVKARLTAVFKHYGLPWRMLADNGPPWGTAGQGQYTRLGVWLMDLGFGLVHGRPYHPQTQGKDERFHRTLKAEVLDARHLRSLAEAQAAFDAWRAIYNNKRPHEALRLNTPASRYEMSSRSMPEVITPPQYEPQDHVRKLDQNGRFSFKGRILKTSTAFAGRSLALRATDTDGLFDICYRRHRIAQIDMRDNAAQPVHHVPEHPSTLSPV, encoded by the coding sequence ATGCCATTTTCGGATCGTTCAGTGCAGAGGGAACGCGAAGAGTTCTGTCGTCTGGCAGGTGTGCCGGGCTCGAACGTGCGGGAGTTGTGCCGCCGGTTCGGTGTCAGTCCGACGACGGGGTACAAGTGGCTGGCGATTTTCGCTGAAGCAGGCAGCGCCGGCCTGGAGGATCGCTCGCGACGCCCCCTGAGCAGTCCGCGGCGTACGACTGCGGAGCTGGAGGGCAAGGTGCTGCAGGTGCGCACCGAGCACCGGGCGTGGGGTGGCCGCAAGATCCGCAGAGTGCTGCAGAACGAAGAGGTGGCGTCAGTACCGGCCGCCTCGACGATCACCGCGATCCTGCGCCGGCATGGGGAACTGGATGGGCCTGGAGCGGGGGAACCGCGGTCCTTCAGGCGCTTCGAGCATGCCGCCCCCAATGACCTATGGCAGATGGACTTCAAGGGCTGGGTCGAGCTGGAGGCAGGACGCTGCCATCCGCTGACGGTCCTGGACGACCACTCACGCTATGCGCTCGAGCTGGAGGCGTGCGCCGATGAGACAGCCCCGACGGTCAAGGCCCGGCTGACGGCAGTGTTCAAGCACTATGGCCTGCCCTGGCGTATGCTGGCCGACAACGGCCCGCCCTGGGGCACAGCCGGCCAGGGCCAGTACACGCGACTGGGCGTATGGCTGATGGATCTGGGCTTTGGGCTTGTTCACGGCCGACCCTATCATCCCCAGACCCAGGGGAAGGACGAACGCTTCCACCGCACCCTCAAGGCCGAAGTGCTCGACGCTCGTCACCTCAGGAGCCTCGCAGAGGCGCAGGCCGCCTTCGATGCCTGGCGCGCGATCTACAACAACAAGCGGCCGCATGAGGCGCTCAGGCTCAACACCCCGGCCTCGCGCTACGAAATGAGCTCCAGATCGATGCCCGAGGTCATTACACCACCCCAGTACGAGCCCCAGGACCACGTCCGCAAGCTCGACCAGAATGGCCGCTTCAGCTTCAAGGGACGCATCCTCAAAACCTCAACCGCCTTCGCCGGAAGGTCGCTCGCCCTGCGTGCCACAGACACCGACGGTCTCTTCGATATCTGCTACCGGCGTCACCGCATTGCTCAGATCGACATGCGAGACAACGCAGCTCAACCTGTCCACCATGTCCCCGAACACCCGTCCACCTTGTCTCCGGTCTGA
- a CDS encoding class I SAM-dependent methyltransferase has translation MTETRSLGDIIDMQLRQTGPMSLATYMSLALTHPRSGYYTGTDPLGAKGDFITAPEISQMFGELVGFFIVNLWQQLDQPKSFTLLELGPGRGTLMQDALRVAARAEGFLDACHLQLFETNPALRAQQAERLGKYNPYWASEVDAVADDPLFVVANEFFDALPIRQFTRMEDGWHERQVGLRDGKRAFGLNPTPIPVAAMPIELAYAEPGEIYEVSLAAAEIMEKLGRRIAAHRGALLAIDYGYATTQTGETLQAVRNHAFADPLDAPGEVDLSAHVDFGGLGKVAAEVGLTVENLSTQRDFLGGLGIVERATALAKANPGQVDAIAAALKRLVDSTEMGTLFKVFCAHSGNIEPIGFPQ, from the coding sequence GTGACTGAGACGCGTTCGCTGGGCGACATCATCGACATGCAGCTGCGCCAGACCGGCCCGATGTCGCTCGCCACCTATATGAGCCTGGCGCTGACCCATCCGCGTTCGGGCTACTACACCGGCACCGATCCGCTAGGCGCCAAGGGCGATTTCATCACCGCCCCCGAGATCAGCCAGATGTTCGGCGAGCTGGTCGGCTTCTTCATCGTGAACCTCTGGCAGCAGCTGGATCAGCCCAAGAGCTTCACCCTGCTCGAGCTTGGCCCCGGGCGCGGCACGCTGATGCAGGATGCGCTGCGCGTCGCCGCCAGGGCCGAGGGGTTTCTCGATGCCTGCCACTTGCAGCTGTTCGAGACCAACCCGGCGCTGAGAGCGCAGCAGGCTGAGCGGCTGGGCAAATACAACCCCTACTGGGCCAGCGAAGTCGACGCCGTCGCCGACGACCCGCTCTTCGTCGTCGCCAACGAGTTCTTCGATGCGCTGCCGATCCGCCAGTTCACGAGGATGGAGGACGGCTGGCACGAGCGCCAGGTGGGCTTGCGCGACGGCAAGCGCGCCTTCGGCCTCAACCCCACGCCGATCCCCGTTGCGGCAATGCCGATCGAACTGGCCTACGCCGAACCGGGCGAGATCTACGAGGTCAGCCTGGCTGCCGCCGAGATCATGGAAAAGCTCGGCCGCCGCATCGCCGCGCATCGGGGCGCGCTGCTTGCCATCGACTATGGCTATGCCACCACCCAGACCGGCGAGACGCTGCAGGCGGTGCGCAACCATGCCTTTGCCGATCCGCTCGACGCGCCTGGCGAGGTCGATCTCAGTGCGCATGTCGATTTTGGCGGGCTCGGCAAAGTTGCAGCCGAGGTCGGCCTCACCGTTGAAAATCTCTCGACCCAGCGCGATTTCCTCGGCGGGCTGGGCATCGTCGAGCGCGCCACGGCACTCGCCAAGGCCAATCCCGGCCAGGTTGACGCCATCGCCGCGGCGCTGAAGCGGCTCGTCGACAGCACCGAGATGGGCACCCTGTTCAAGGTCTTCTGCGCCCATTCGGGCAACATCGAGCCGATTGGGTTTCCGCAATGA
- the pgeF gene encoding peptidoglycan editing factor PgeF, translating into MSMPFETSRALERIPGVRHGFFGRRGGVSTGEFSSLNTSLSSGDKLNHVIENRAQIAGILGFSLNQLVTLKQVHSVTVLEVTRQPDPDDIPEADAFVTRVHGLALGILTADCTPILFADPEARVIGAAHAGWKGATGGIAEATVAAMVDLGARPDRIIAAIGPTISGPNYEVGPEFAAELIRDHRDAENRITSPNGGREHFDLPGFVFDHLIAAGVGLVDDLGICTYAEPKKYFSHRYATHKGTTTGRQLSVIGLGGL; encoded by the coding sequence ATGAGCATGCCTTTTGAAACGAGCCGCGCCCTCGAGCGCATCCCCGGAGTGCGTCACGGCTTTTTCGGCCGCCGCGGCGGCGTGTCGACCGGGGAGTTTTCCTCGCTCAATACCTCGCTGTCCTCGGGCGACAAGTTGAATCATGTCATCGAGAACCGCGCCCAGATCGCTGGCATCCTTGGCTTTTCCCTGAACCAGCTGGTGACGCTGAAGCAAGTGCACTCGGTCACCGTGCTGGAAGTTACCCGCCAGCCCGACCCCGACGACATCCCCGAGGCCGACGCCTTCGTCACCCGCGTGCATGGCCTGGCGCTCGGCATCCTCACTGCCGACTGCACGCCGATCCTGTTTGCCGATCCCGAAGCGCGGGTGATCGGCGCCGCGCATGCCGGCTGGAAGGGCGCCACCGGCGGCATCGCCGAGGCGACCGTCGCCGCCATGGTCGATCTGGGCGCCCGCCCCGATCGCATCATCGCAGCCATCGGCCCGACCATCTCCGGTCCCAACTACGAGGTCGGCCCGGAATTCGCCGCCGAGCTGATCCGCGACCACCGCGACGCCGAGAACCGCATCACCAGTCCCAATGGCGGTCGCGAGCATTTCGACCTTCCCGGCTTCGTCTTCGATCACCTGATCGCCGCCGGCGTCGGGCTGGTCGACGACCTCGGCATCTGCACCTATGCCGAGCCCAAGAAGTACTTTTCGCACCGTTACGCCACCCACAAGGGCACCACCACCGGCCGGCAGCTGAGCGTGATCGGGCTGGGCGGGTTGTAG